From Thalassotalea euphylliae, the proteins below share one genomic window:
- the ilvG gene encoding acetolactate synthase 2 catalytic subunit, with amino-acid sequence MTTEHTYTGATMLLNVLQQHGVKHVFGYPGGAIMPIYDALYDSEVQHFLCRHEQGAAFSAVGYARAAKQVGVCFATSGPGATNLITGLADAYADSIPIVAITGQVATSAMGSDAFQEVDIIGLSLACTKHCFQVRDVNELASTLHQAFEIALSGRQGPVLVDIPKDIQLATVTKTLEAVPSSVPPVSNEPANMGTALALLSQAQKPILYVGGGVGMADAVPELHQFLADTQMPSVSTLKGLGTVPADNEYFLGMLGMHGTKAANLAVQECDLLIAVGARFDDRVTGKLAEFAPHAKVIHFDIDHAEVGKRRFANAAVLGELKVNLPALAMPLSIAPWQQKCQHLKDSFAWDYNHPGEGIYAPKVLNEISHKMPAGAVVTTDVGQHQMWAAQHMVIDGPENFLTSGGLGTMGFGLPAAIGAQVSRPTDTIIAVTGDGSFMMNVQELATIKRFQLPVKIVLIDNSKLGMVRQWQDLFFNGRLSETDLSDNPDFVMLANAFGIKAKQITTKAEVSSAIDEMLAHNGPYLLQVKIDEAENVWPLVPPETANDKMIETQDNAN; translated from the coding sequence ATGACAACTGAACATACTTATACAGGTGCAACCATGCTTTTAAACGTATTACAGCAGCATGGGGTAAAACATGTATTTGGTTACCCTGGTGGTGCCATCATGCCAATTTATGACGCGCTATATGACAGTGAAGTTCAGCACTTTTTATGCCGTCACGAGCAGGGAGCGGCATTTTCAGCGGTTGGCTATGCACGAGCAGCGAAGCAAGTTGGTGTGTGCTTTGCAACTTCTGGCCCGGGTGCGACTAACTTAATCACAGGTTTAGCGGATGCTTATGCAGACTCAATTCCGATCGTTGCCATTACTGGCCAAGTGGCGACCAGTGCTATGGGGTCTGATGCTTTTCAGGAAGTTGACATCATCGGTTTGTCGTTAGCATGCACTAAACATTGTTTCCAAGTGCGCGATGTAAACGAATTGGCGTCAACACTTCACCAAGCATTTGAAATCGCCTTATCAGGTCGACAAGGGCCAGTGCTAGTTGATATCCCAAAAGATATTCAATTGGCAACGGTGACTAAAACTCTGGAAGCTGTGCCGAGCAGTGTGCCCCCTGTTTCAAATGAGCCAGCGAATATGGGGACAGCACTGGCATTACTGAGCCAAGCGCAAAAGCCAATCCTGTATGTTGGTGGTGGCGTTGGCATGGCGGATGCCGTACCTGAACTTCATCAATTCCTAGCGGATACGCAAATGCCAAGCGTGTCGACGCTAAAAGGCTTAGGCACAGTGCCTGCCGACAATGAATATTTCTTGGGTATGCTGGGTATGCACGGCACGAAAGCCGCTAACTTGGCAGTACAAGAATGCGATTTATTGATTGCTGTAGGCGCCCGGTTCGACGATCGCGTTACTGGTAAACTTGCCGAATTTGCACCACATGCCAAAGTCATTCATTTTGATATTGACCACGCCGAAGTGGGTAAACGTCGGTTTGCTAATGCTGCGGTACTAGGTGAGCTGAAAGTCAACTTGCCCGCGCTTGCCATGCCGTTATCAATTGCACCTTGGCAGCAAAAATGCCAGCACCTAAAAGACAGCTTCGCGTGGGATTACAATCATCCGGGTGAGGGCATTTACGCGCCTAAAGTATTGAATGAAATCTCGCACAAAATGCCAGCAGGTGCGGTGGTGACTACCGATGTTGGTCAACATCAAATGTGGGCCGCACAGCACATGGTCATTGATGGCCCTGAAAACTTTTTAACCAGTGGTGGCCTTGGCACTATGGGCTTTGGTTTACCTGCTGCTATTGGTGCGCAAGTGAGTCGCCCAACCGATACTATCATCGCAGTGACCGGCGATGGCTCGTTTATGATGAATGTGCAAGAGCTGGCGACCATTAAGCGCTTTCAGTTGCCTGTCAAAATTGTCCTTATCGATAACAGCAAGCTTGGCATGGTGCGCCAATGGCAAGACCTATTCTTCAATGGACGGTTAAGCGAAACCGATCTGTCTGACAACCCTGATTTTGTCATGCTAGCCAATGCCTTTGGCATCAAAGCCAAACAAATTACTACCAAAGCCGAGGTATCTTCGGCGATCGATGAAATGCTCGCGCATAACGGCCCGTATTTATTGCAGGTCAAAATTGATGAAGCAGAAAACGTGTGGCCATTGGTGCCACCGGAAACTGCCAACGACAAAATGATAGAAACGCAAGATAACGCTAACTAG
- the ilvM gene encoding acetolactate synthase 2 small subunit, whose protein sequence is MQTARPEHTLRISAAQQTTVLERILQVTRYRGFQVSGINMFTEQSSDAVDIEMTVSSDHPVSQLQLQLSKLFDIKTIEIQDTAGAQCRA, encoded by the coding sequence ATGCAAACTGCTCGACCAGAACACACGTTAAGAATCTCTGCTGCTCAGCAAACCACTGTTTTAGAACGCATTTTACAAGTAACGCGCTACCGTGGTTTTCAAGTTAGCGGGATTAATATGTTTACTGAACAAAGCAGTGATGCGGTCGATATCGAAATGACCGTCTCATCTGATCACCCGGTTAGCCAGTTGCAGTTACAATTAAGTAAATTGTTCGATATTAAAACAATTGAAATTCAAGATACCGCTGGCGCGCAATGTCGCGCATAA
- a CDS encoding branched-chain amino acid transaminase: protein MAKVSAELIWFNGKLIPWADATVHVMSHALHYGSSVFEGIRAYNTHKGTCIFRLQEHVDRLFDSAKVYRMDIPYSNEEVVQACKDAVAKNGLKAAYLRPLAFLGDIGMGLRPPLDAQADLMVAAFSWEAYLGADAIEGGVEVGVSSWNRLAPNTMPTAAKAGGNYLSSQLISMEAGRHGYTEGIALDVNNMVSEGAGQNLFLVRNGVIYTPFSTASILPGLTRDAVITLARDLGYEVREEPISRESLYLADEFFMTGTATEIVPVKSVDGLPVGKGSRGPVTKALQDAFFGIFDGTTEDKWNWLEPVA, encoded by the coding sequence ATGGCTAAAGTAAGCGCAGAACTCATTTGGTTTAACGGTAAACTCATCCCTTGGGCGGATGCGACCGTGCATGTGATGAGTCATGCTCTGCACTATGGTTCATCGGTGTTTGAAGGCATTCGCGCCTACAACACACACAAAGGTACCTGTATCTTTCGATTACAAGAACACGTTGATCGCTTGTTTGATTCAGCAAAAGTTTACCGCATGGATATCCCTTACTCGAATGAAGAGGTTGTTCAAGCGTGTAAAGATGCCGTGGCTAAAAATGGCTTAAAAGCCGCATACTTGAGACCTTTAGCGTTTCTCGGCGACATTGGTATGGGTCTTCGTCCACCACTAGATGCACAAGCGGATTTAATGGTTGCGGCATTTAGCTGGGAAGCTTACTTAGGCGCTGACGCCATTGAAGGTGGTGTTGAAGTGGGGGTTTCAAGCTGGAATCGTCTTGCCCCTAATACCATGCCGACAGCAGCAAAAGCCGGCGGTAACTACTTATCTTCGCAGCTTATCTCAATGGAAGCGGGTCGCCACGGCTATACTGAAGGTATTGCGCTCGACGTAAATAACATGGTCAGTGAAGGGGCAGGGCAAAACTTATTCTTAGTGCGCAATGGCGTAATTTACACACCGTTTAGTACAGCCTCAATTTTACCAGGCTTAACGCGTGATGCGGTGATTACCCTAGCACGTGACTTGGGTTACGAAGTGCGTGAAGAGCCAATCTCTCGTGAGTCACTTTACTTGGCTGATGAGTTCTTTATGACAGGTACCGCAACTGAAATTGTACCAGTGAAATCCGTTGACGGATTACCCGTTGGCAAAGGCTCACGTGGCCCAGTGACTAAAGCCCTGCAAGATGCCTTCTTCGGTATCTTTGATGGCACGACAGAAGATAAGTGGAACTGGTTAGAGCCAGTTGCTTAG